One segment of Candidatus Neomarinimicrobiota bacterium DNA contains the following:
- a CDS encoding SoxR reducing system RseC family protein, with amino-acid sequence MSPAIIGSGVVKSVQGDTALVEVGSLEACVGCGARRICGFGIRRRAVLRARNGLLASVGQRVGLTEPPGMLTRLALVQYGIPLVGFLLGVLIPYYARLSIPSVANELVYFCCGLSGLLLAGAVSWKWLLRASRLEAYFFQIATIYKEV; translated from the coding sequence CCATCATCGGTAGCGGGGTAGTCAAATCGGTGCAGGGGGACACGGCCTTGGTTGAGGTTGGCAGTCTTGAGGCGTGTGTGGGCTGCGGTGCCCGGAGGATCTGCGGCTTCGGCATCAGAAGACGGGCAGTTCTGCGTGCCCGAAATGGGCTTCTGGCCAGCGTGGGCCAAAGGGTCGGACTGACCGAACCGCCCGGTATGTTAACGAGACTGGCATTGGTGCAATATGGCATACCGCTGGTGGGTTTCTTGCTCGGTGTACTGATTCCTTATTACGCCAGGCTCTCGATACCATCGGTTGCCAACGAGCTGGTCTACTTTTGCTGCGGACTTTCAGGGCTGTTACTGGCTGGTGCCGTTTCCTGGAAGTGGCTGCTGCGGGCATCAAGGCTGGAGGCCTATTTTTTCCAGATCGCAACCATTTATAAAGAGGTATAG